GTAGTGGGCATTCTAGCTTACCTAATCTGGCAAAACACCCGCAAACAACGCTGGGTGAGTGACTCCAGCTATGCACTGCTAATGCTGGAGGTCCCGCGGGACAACGACAAGCGCGAACTGTCAGCCGAGCAGTTATTTGCCAGCCTACACGGTATCCTGCGCCCCAAGCAGGAGCTACTGCGTGAAGGAGCGATCCAGGAGCACATCAGTTTCGAAATCGCTTCGGTTGGACAGCGAATCCGTTTTTATATCTGGACGCCACACCACTTGAAAAACTTCGTCGAAGGACAGGTATATGCTCAGTACCCTAGCGTAAATATCCTCGAGATTACCGAAGATTACGCCCGGACCGAGCAACCAGAGGACTCCTACACTCAGTCGGTCGAGCTAACGCTACAAAACAGCGACTACCTGCCAATCCGCACCTTTAATAGTTTCGAGGTCGACCCTTTAGGCGGGATTACCGCCGTACTAGCTAAGCTGGAAGAGAACGACGAGCAGGTCTGGATTCAGGTACTGGCCCGACCATTAGAAGACAGCTGGCACCGCAAAGGTGAGGCCTTCATTAATAAGGTTAGAAATGGCCGAGCCGGTAGTAGTGATGTAGCTGGCGATTTCTTAGCCAGTTTGCAGCGACTACTACGAGATTTCTTCGTAGCCCTCTGGCGACCACCGGAAGGTGATGGAGGGGCCGGAAAAAAACCGGAGATCTCCGATCAGCAAAAGGCGATGGCTCAAGCCGCCAGCGATAAGATCTCAAAATTAGGCTACGAGGTTACTATCCGCCTACTTCACACCGGTAACGACAAAAATCTGGCCCGACTACGTATCCAGGCTTTAGTCGGCGCCTTCAAGCAGTTTAACGACACCACCAATAGCTTCAAGGTGAAGAAGACCTACTACCAGGATGATGCGCTCTCCCGCTATAAGGCTCGCTTGTTTATTGATAAAGGTATTATCTTAAATATCGAGGAGCTAGCCAGCCTGTACCACTTACCTCATTCTAATGTCGAGACCCCTAGCATGGTCTGGGCTAATTCCCGTACAGCCGAACCACCATCAAATCTGCCCACCACTAAGGACGTACCGGGCGATCAGCTTAGCCCCTTGGGTACTACCAATTTCCGCGGCCACAACCGCCAGTTCGGCCTCAAGCGTAACGACCGTGGCCGGCACACCTACGTGGTAGGGCAGACCGGAACCGGTAAATCCTACTCCTTATTACTACTCGCTCTCTCCGATATCTACCATGATCATGGCTTCGCTGTCATCGACCCCCATGGCGACCTTGCTACCGATGTCCTACGCTACATACCGGAACATCGAGTAAAAGATGTAGTCTATTTTAACCCTTCAGATACCGATTTTCCCATCGCTTTTAACCCACTAGAAGTCACCGATCCTAGCCTTAAAAACCACATCTCATCAGAGGTAGTGGGCGCACTTAAACGTATGTTTGGCTACTCCTGGGGTCCCCGGCTTGAGTACATCTTACGCTATACGATCTTAGCCCTGTTAGATTCGCCTAATTCGACCCTACTAGGTATCACCCGTATGCTGACTGAGAAAGACTTCCGAGCCGATGTTATAGCCAAGGTAAAAGACCCGGTGGTACGTAACTTTTGGGTTAACGAATTCGCCTCATGGAACGAAAAGTTCGCCTCTGAAGCCGTAGCCCCAATCCTAAACAAGGTCGGTGCCTTCACCGCTAATCCCTTGATTCGTAACATCATCGGTCAGCCGACCAGCGCCTTTAACGTGCGAGCCATGATGGATGAAGGCAAGATATTAATCGTTAACCTCTCTCGCGGTCAGGTAGGGGAGGACAACGCTGCCACCCTGGGGGCTTTGATGGTGACGAAGATCCAGCTGGCAGCTATGTCTCGAGCTAGCATTGCCCGCATTGAAGACCGCCGGCCCTTCCAACTCTACGTCGACGAATTCCAGAACTTTGCCACCGACTCCTTCGCCGTGATTCTATCCGAAGCACGCAAGTACGGCCTCAACCTAACCATCGCTAATCAATACATCTCACAGATGCCCCAAGAGGTGCGCGACGCCGTTTTCGGTAACGTCGGTAGTATCATATCCTTCCGAGTCAGTGCTGATGATGCACCATATCTCGCCAAATACTTTGCGCCCACCTTCGAAGGGGAGGACCTGATTAAGCTTAATAACCGCCACTTCGTCATTAGTATGAGCATCGACGGAGAAAAAGTTCCGGCCTTTACCGCTCTCTCGCTCAATGTACCGGCCAGTGAGTCCGATTTTATCCCCCAGATTATCACTGAGACGCGTAATAACTTCAGTTCTTCCCGGGCCGATGTCGAGGCCCAGATCAACGCCTGGGCCGAGCCAAAGCGAGGCAGTGAAGGGGCCAGACAACCCCAA
Above is a genomic segment from Candidatus Saccharimonadales bacterium containing:
- a CDS encoding type IV secretion system DNA-binding domain-containing protein yields the protein MNVIFEIIFTLIQFLGRLLFDWNGWILVVGILAYLIWQNTRKQRWVSDSSYALLMLEVPRDNDKRELSAEQLFASLHGILRPKQELLREGAIQEHISFEIASVGQRIRFYIWTPHHLKNFVEGQVYAQYPSVNILEITEDYARTEQPEDSYTQSVELTLQNSDYLPIRTFNSFEVDPLGGITAVLAKLEENDEQVWIQVLARPLEDSWHRKGEAFINKVRNGRAGSSDVAGDFLASLQRLLRDFFVALWRPPEGDGGAGKKPEISDQQKAMAQAASDKISKLGYEVTIRLLHTGNDKNLARLRIQALVGAFKQFNDTTNSFKVKKTYYQDDALSRYKARLFIDKGIILNIEELASLYHLPHSNVETPSMVWANSRTAEPPSNLPTTKDVPGDQLSPLGTTNFRGHNRQFGLKRNDRGRHTYVVGQTGTGKSYSLLLLALSDIYHDHGFAVIDPHGDLATDVLRYIPEHRVKDVVYFNPSDTDFPIAFNPLEVTDPSLKNHISSEVVGALKRMFGYSWGPRLEYILRYTILALLDSPNSTLLGITRMLTEKDFRADVIAKVKDPVVRNFWVNEFASWNEKFASEAVAPILNKVGAFTANPLIRNIIGQPTSAFNVRAMMDEGKILIVNLSRGQVGEDNAATLGALMVTKIQLAAMSRASIARIEDRRPFQLYVDEFQNFATDSFAVILSEARKYGLNLTIANQYISQMPQEVRDAVFGNVGSIISFRVSADDAPYLAKYFAPTFEGEDLIKLNNRHFVISMSIDGEKVPAFTALSLNVPASESDFIPQIITETRNNFSSSRADVEAQINAWAEPKRGSEGARQPQAQANGGRSPRHSQQKPSEKAQRSTKQPQHVPKTQSHRTTPATEPAPDGKINHGEVIRLRKRP